CGGAACGGGCGCCACCTGCGAGCGCGTTGCTTGACTCCCTCTCCGGGGGGGCAGTACCATGACCTCACGAGATGCCCAGGGGGCCGATGACGTGATCAAAAGCGACGGCTGGATCAAGCGGATGGCCCTCGAGCAGGGCATGATCAAGCCCTTCGAGGACCGGCAGGTCCGAAAGGGCATGATCTCGTACGGCGTGTCGTCGTACGGCTACGACCTCCGCATCTCGGACGAGTTCAAGATCTTCACCAATATCAACAACACCATCGTCGATCCCAAGGCCTTCGACCCACGGTCGTTCGTGGACTATCAGGGCGACGTCTGCATCATTCCCCCC
The window above is part of the Candidatus Methylomirabilota bacterium genome. Proteins encoded here:
- the dcd gene encoding dCTP deaminase; translation: MALEQGMIKPFEDRQVRKGMISYGVSSYGYDLRISDEFKIFTNINNTIVDPKAFDPRSFVDYQGDVCIIPPNSFALGRSVEYFKIPRNVLTICVGKSTYARCGIITNVTPFEPEWEGYVTLEISNTT